The Pyrodictium delaneyi genome contains a region encoding:
- a CDS encoding PINc/VapC family ATPase, protein MYSFEHTPAYVPDTSVLIEGVVSKLVVEGKLRGKIIIHRAVLAELENQANQGKATGYAGLDEVKRLRELAVQGLIDFEIAGQRPSMYDIKGARYGAIDALIREYAYEVGATLITADRVQALVAEAMGISVVYIQPRREEKLRIDEFFDDNTMSVHLKEGSPPRAKKGTPGNWVLVDLSSKPLSREEVEAIAREIVEVARRRPDGFIEIDRAGSTIIQLGRYRIVITRPPLSEGWEITAVRPVKRLRLEDYKLPTKLLRRLDERAEGILIAGAPGMGKTTFAQALAEYYASKGKIVKTIESPRDMLLPPDITQYSKNYADIGELHDILLLSRPDYTVFDELRDDQDFRLYIDLRLAGIGMIGVVHATTPIDAVQRFIRRVDIGMLPSIIDTVIFIDKGRVEKVYELRMTVKLPTGLREADLARPVVEVRDALTDELAYEIYTFGEQTVVVPVREVATSAYADKIKRLVERIIPGADVEVRDNLVIVNVPRIAAKTLMKKMKRLKKLEDKYGITIRVNMVG, encoded by the coding sequence GTGTATAGCTTTGAGCATACACCAGCGTACGTTCCGGATACAAGTGTACTCATAGAAGGAGTAGTATCGAAACTTGTGGTAGAAGGAAAACTTAGAGGCAAAATAATAATCCATAGAGCAGTGCTTGCAGAACTAGAGAACCAGGCTAATCAGGGCAAGGCAACCGGATATGCAGGCCTCGACGAAGTAAAACGATTAAGAGAGCTAGCGGTTCAAGGATTAATAGATTTCGAAATAGCTGGACAGAGGCCTTCAATGTATGATATTAAAGGAGCACGATATGGTGCTATAGATGCATTAATACGGGAGTATGCCTATGAAGTAGGTGCAACACTAATAACTGCAGATAGAGTGCAAGCTCTCGTAGCAGAAGCTATGGGAATCAGTGTAGTGTATATTCAACCTCGGCGCGAAGAAAAACTAAGAATAGATGAGTTCTTTGATGACAACACTATGAGTGTTCATCTCAAAGAGGGGAGTCCACCGCGTGCAAAGAAAGGAACTCCGGGTAACTGGGTGCTAGTGGATCTTTCATCAAAACCTCTTTCACGCGAAGAAGTAGAAGCTATTGCTAGAGAAATAGTCGAAGTAGCTCGGCGTAGACCCGACGGATTTATAGAGATAGACCGGGCAGGATCAACAATCATACAGCTTGGTAGATACAGAATTGTAATAACCAGGCCACCATTAAGCGAGGGCTGGGAAATAACTGCAGTAAGGCCTGTGAAGCGCCTACGGCTCGAGGACTATAAACTTCCAACTAAACTTCTACGCAGGCTTGATGAGCGTGCTGAAGGTATACTGATAGCTGGCGCACCTGGAATGGGTAAAACAACGTTCGCACAGGCACTAGCAGAATACTATGCAAGCAAAGGAAAAATTGTAAAAACGATAGAGTCTCCTCGCGATATGCTGCTTCCACCAGATATAACGCAATACTCCAAGAATTACGCAGATATAGGGGAGTTACACGATATACTGCTACTAAGCAGACCCGACTATACGGTATTTGACGAGCTACGCGACGACCAGGACTTCCGTCTATATATAGACCTTAGGCTAGCGGGCATAGGTATGATAGGTGTTGTTCACGCTACCACGCCTATAGATGCAGTACAGAGATTTATCCGAAGAGTAGATATAGGCATGCTGCCAAGCATTATAGATACAGTGATATTCATAGACAAGGGACGCGTTGAGAAAGTCTATGAGTTGCGAATGACCGTAAAGTTGCCAACAGGGTTGCGCGAGGCAGATCTGGCTAGACCAGTCGTGGAGGTACGTGACGCACTAACAGACGAGCTTGCATACGAGATATACACATTCGGCGAGCAGACGGTCGTGGTTCCAGTCAGAGAAGTTGCGACATCGGCCTATGCTGATAAGATAAAGCGTCTCGTAGAACGCATAATACCTGGAGCAGATGTAGAGGTAAGAGATAATCTAGTAATAGTCAATGTTCCTAGAATAGCAGCTAAAACTTTGATGAAAAAGATGAAACGGCTTAAGAAGCTCGAAGATAAGTATGGTATTACAATACGCGTCAATATGGTAGGTTAG
- a CDS encoding DUF2286 domain-containing protein — MKVLVIRADEGKLTSSEIIDGDYNAIAKEVVKRALEEWNPGESDLTAIRTKLELRYKLPIDPDLYDKIMDLNLELVREGNELIVNLPVLTISFDNAWLDDAYLDRRMYIVSIYLDDAAKQQLEEYAIEATKEPKRIDTGQSITLGEEELRRLEEGLTEIEEEKPKRRRSKRKKK, encoded by the coding sequence ATGAAAGTACTTGTGATAAGAGCTGATGAGGGAAAACTTACATCATCTGAGATAATAGATGGAGACTATAATGCGATTGCCAAAGAAGTTGTCAAGAGAGCTTTAGAAGAATGGAACCCCGGAGAAAGCGACCTAACAGCAATAAGGACCAAGCTTGAGCTACGCTATAAACTGCCTATAGACCCAGATCTTTACGACAAGATAATGGATTTAAACCTAGAGCTGGTACGTGAAGGTAACGAACTCATAGTAAATCTTCCCGTCCTAACCATAAGCTTTGACAATGCATGGTTAGACGATGCCTATCTAGATAGACGCATGTATATAGTATCAATATACTTAGATGACGCTGCAAAACAGCAGCTCGAGGAATATGCTATAGAAGCCACCAAGGAACCAAAGAGAATTGATACCGGTCAATCAATAACACTAGGTGAAGAGGAGCTAAGACGGCTTGAAGAGGGTCTAACAGAGATAGAAGAGGAAAAACCTAAGCGTCGCAGAAGCAAGAGAAAGAAGAAGTAA